A window of Gemmatimonadaceae bacterium contains these coding sequences:
- the araD gene encoding L-ribulose-5-phosphate 4-epimerase AraD has translation MLPSLRSAVLDANRALGDRGLAPFTFGNASAIDRARGLVVIKPSGVPYDVMRAEDMVITDLHGTVVDGTLRPSSDLPTHLALYRAFETIGGVVHTHSHFATAWAQARREIPCFGTTHADYFHGSIPVTDDLTAEEIAADYEAMTGQAIVRRLAGLDPLAMPAVLVASHASFCWGRTVEDAVHTASVLEEVARMAYHTLTIEADAQAIGAALHDKHFLRKHGPGAYYGQKK, from the coding sequence ATGCTTCCATCCCTGCGCAGTGCCGTGCTCGACGCCAACCGCGCCCTCGGTGACCGCGGGCTGGCGCCGTTCACATTCGGGAACGCGAGCGCCATCGACCGCGCTCGCGGCCTCGTGGTGATCAAGCCCAGCGGCGTGCCCTACGACGTCATGCGTGCCGAGGATATGGTGATCACCGATCTGCACGGCACCGTCGTGGACGGCACGCTGCGTCCCTCGTCGGATCTACCCACCCATCTCGCGCTGTACCGCGCGTTCGAGACGATCGGCGGCGTGGTGCACACGCATTCGCACTTCGCCACCGCGTGGGCGCAGGCGCGGCGCGAGATTCCCTGCTTCGGCACCACCCACGCCGACTACTTCCATGGCTCGATTCCGGTGACGGACGATCTGACCGCCGAAGAGATCGCCGCCGACTACGAGGCGATGACCGGGCAGGCCATCGTCCGCCGGCTCGCGGGCCTCGATCCCCTGGCCATGCCGGCGGTCCTCGTGGCCAGTCACGCGAGCTTCTGCTGGGGGAGGACGGTGGAGGACGCCGTGCACACCGCGTCGGTGCTCGAGGAGGTGGCGCGCATGGCGTATCACACGCTGACCATCGAGGCCGACGCGCAGGCCATCGGCGCCGCGCTGCACGACAAGCACTTTCTGCGCAAGCACGGCCCGGGCGCGTATTACGGACAGAAGAAATAG